A stretch of Planococcus citri chromosome 5, ihPlaCitr1.1, whole genome shotgun sequence DNA encodes these proteins:
- the LOC135846939 gene encoding nucleolar protein 11: protein MAKMLPCYSLCPLIEQKSFLGLTPDAEQDTVIVTANSNIIGRYKVSDPKQITCWNSKGSISSASVYDKHNETYVGVFNHNELRQWSINVESIDKVKKYKFAEKITGLTIDPDLGKTVVVFEKGYVSYLDTVLEKRKTAFESSRLKEGEKILSYEILSINSTVAVVSLLVSCNNAYRLIGVQPDITGDPLFSYGFQYDGKLLGYCLISDKSLDCITLWSDGQLFRNGLLRDSNKRMKHLNTFSDIDAQYTVALKTLSPYSVALCYVKNGGLTLLVYSVKYNLTHCKQFYENCTNSPQLWYLNSKLFLILGHNLVVVPYQQENRKLSTMVGTNTENLEKRIDEVISEAEICKKTVPQMIEESNIKELRNLVNTSCDIPDSILIDLLLWCLKKKKSRRDVLESILRNFTLTDVSVLKNTVSVDASLDILEYVIGQMKMSHDNGRLVKWATAFIDAYYQQYMMSNDTEVFERLNSYLNVLKTECLKLTDYVEIAATASCITKKKQILS from the coding sequence ATGGCGAAAATGCTACCTTGCTACAGTTTATGCCCGTTAATCGAGCAAAAAAGCTTCCTCGGACTGACACCGGATGCCGAACAAGATACAGTCATAGTGACCGCCAACAGCAACATAATCGGACGATACAAAGTCTCGGATCCGAAACAAATCACATGCTGGAACAGCAAAGGCAGTATAAGCTCAGCATCCGTATACGATAAACACAACGAAACCTACGTGGGTGTTTTTAATCACAACGAGCTACGTCAATGGTCCATCAACGTAGAAAGTATCGATAAAGTCAAGAAGTACAAATTCGCTGAAAAAATAACCGGTCTAACGATCGATCCTGATCTCGGTAAAACGGTGGTGGTTTTCGAAAAAGGGTACGTTTCGTACTTGGACACAGTTCTAGAAAAACGTAAAACCGCTTTCGAATCGTCTCGTTTGAAAGAAGGCGAAAAAATACTATCGTACGAGATTCTATCGATTAACAGTACCGTTGCCGTTGTTAGCTTATTAGTGAGCTGTAATAATGCGTACAGATTGATCGGTGTCCAACCAGATATTACAGGCGATCCTCTGTTCAGCTACGGTTTCCAATACGATGGTAAATTACTAGGGTATTGTTTGATTTCTGATAAAAGTCTAGATTGCATTACGCTATGGTCCGATGGTCAATTATTCCGAAATGGTTTACTACGCGATTCTAACAAACGTATGAAACATTTAAACACCTTCTCCGATATCGATGCTCAGTATACGGTCGCTTTAAAGACGCTGTCACCCTATAGCGTTGCTCTCTGTTACGTGAAAAACGGAGGATTAACCCTGCTCGTGTACAGCGTGAAGTACAACTTGACACATTGTAAACAATTCTACGAAAATTGTACGAATTCTCCTCAGCTTTGGTACCTGAATTCGAAGCTCTTCCTCATCCTGGGACATAACCTGGTCGTCGTTCCTTATCAGCAAGAGAATCGTAAATTATCCACGATGGTCGGTACTAACACTGAAAACCTAGAAAAACGTATCGACGAAGTTATCTCCGAAGCTGAAATATGTAAAAAGACTGTACCTCAGATGATCGAAGAGTCCAATATCAAAGAATTACGTAACCTTGTGAATACCTCTTGCGATATACCGGATTCGATTCTGATAGATTTACTATTATGGtgtttgaagaagaagaaatccaGAAGAGATGTACTGGAATCTATCCTGCGTAATTTTACTCTAACTGATGTGTCGGTTTTAAAGAATACCGTTTCGGTCGACGCGTCTTTGGATATTCTAGAGTACGTTATTGGTCAAATGAAAATGTCGCACGATAATGGTAGATTGGTCAAATGGGCTACCGCTTTTATCGACGCTTATTACCAACAGTACATGATGTCCAATGATACGGAAGTATTCGAGAGATTGAATTCGTATTTAAACGTATTGAAAACAGAATGCCTCAAATTGACCGACTACGTTGAAATTGCTGCTACAGCGTCGTGTATTACGAAGAAGAAACAGATATTGAGTTGa